The nucleotide sequence ggaATCTGAATTCGCCattgatgatgttgtttttgagttcttttttgtttttgtttgaaagagagtttttaatggaaggaggaagaagcaaagagaaggGTAGATGTGGAATTTAATAatagagtttttatattttaatgacTACCACATAAAAATGTCATTAGGCACTGAATCTTTCTACTTTTAGTtgattattactatttttgtaGGAACCCTACATCAAAATATTTACCAGCTTAATTACATTTTAGTTATCTTTACAGATTCCAAAATAATTACTATACAAGGATAAAATGTATCAACTATAACACAATCTTAATCAATATCTAGgtcaaaattatatatccaatgctatttttttaaaaaagtatgtTAGAGAATTctgttgtaaaattttaataaattcgTACTGTTTCATATGAATCATCAgtatgataaatattatttaaaatgaaacaaattcGTCAACCCGTAAGCAGGAACGAAATAAAAACTATATGTTTAGGGAATTTAGAATGCaattaacattattttatatattaaattactgtATTATGTAGGGGTCgttgaaattttgattattttttttttgtttgggcaACCgttgaaaatttgattatatgCGCTCAAAAATAGAATCATTAAAATTATTCGAATGCATTTAAAGGTTAGCCATTACATTAGCCTTTGTTCGTGAAGCTATTATAAAGCCTATTACACTCTATTTATTCTCTAGTAACTAGACTTTGATAACTACATAATTTGTAAAGATAAAACTATTTTCAGTAACTAATCATGTTTACTTGTTTTGGGGAATTTTCATAAAGTGATAATTAAATGTGGCCACGAAGCCTCCCATTACTAAATTTGGTCATGGGCGAAGATTATTATTACggtagatttttaatttaattacaaattagttagtagacaaacaaaaatagaagaacGAGCTATATAATTGGGCACGTAAGACCATGGGCAAAGGAGTATACTCGGCCCGTCCCCCGTATTTAttggatttaaatttaattgttaaaagCCCAATTTCGAAAAAACGGTTCTTATTTGGGGACGTTTTTCGTCCGTCTTCTTCGCCACGTGGTGTCGTCTGATTGGTTGTCTTCTTATctagggttaaaaaaaaaactcatttgcGAGACAAAACTTTCTCgagttctttcttctctctcgacgGCGACGACGAAGACGATACATCCTCGACGATTTGACGAAGCCGTTCCGTTCTTGTCACCGGAATTCCATCCCCATATTAACGAAGCCGATCTTCTATCGCATCCGAAGCCGGTCCGGTCTTCTGTCCCGAAGCTTGTCCGGCGGTTCGATCTTCTCTCCCGAAGCGATCTTTCTCTGTCACCCGATGCTTGTCCGGCGGGTGAATCGTGCTAATTAAGGTTTGTCTTCTTCCCCCAATATTCGATTTAACCTTGATAGGCGCTGattatcgaattagggttaGAGAATTGGGattatcgaattagggttttcgaattagggttttcgaattagggttattgaattagggttattgAATTAGAGTTATTTTAGggttattgaattagggttaATGATTTAGGTTTTGTTGCTTTGGTCTCGTTCTgttttttcatgtgtttgttGGATCGTTTAGTCTCTGTGTGAAGATCGAGTTGTGTCTGTGTCTGTGTCTGTGTGAAGATCGAGTTGTGTCTGTGTCGTTTGTGTCTGTGTGAAGATCGAGTTGTGTCTGTGTCTcggtctttctttttttttaacattgagtTTGGTTAAACTTTGGTATTTTTGTCTTAATTGTTCAAGGATCAACATCTTGTGTCTcggtctttttttttaacattgagtttggttaaacttttgtatttttgtcttAATTGTTAAAGGATCAACATCTTTGTGTCATTCGTATGGTTtgttcatagttttttttttaacattgagtttggttaaacttttgttttttttttcttaattcacaaagtattttaggtttctcAATTGGTAGTTGTAATGTGTACTTCTAATAAATTGTGATTGTTGTGTAGTTggttgtatttaattttggtgtggtttgttcatagtttcttgtttaattttgttagttgtaatgtgtacttgtcataaattgtgattagacattGGTTGTTTGGTCTTTAAGTTTTGCTACTTATTGCAAGTTAGCTTTTAACCCATAAATCTCTTTCATTTAGTAACCCTTTCTCACTTGTCATTCGCTTATCACTTCTCTTCTATActcacttctcttctcttctcttctcttcgcattccttctcttctatacccgcttctcttctcttcttttctcttctcttccttattCGTTTCTTCTTATGGATTCTACGAATCCCTTCtttcagtcttcttcttacttaaaCTTGCTTAACAGTCAAGAAGAAGGTGGGTTAAATGAAAACTTTCGTTGGGAAAGTTATCCACCTTCTGGACAGAGCTCCCAACCTTCTCCTTACAGCTCCCAACCCTCTCCTCAAAGCTCCCAACCTTCTCCTCACAGCTCCCAACCTTCTCCTCACAGCTCACAAGAAACACCATTGGAGCGCAAGGAGAGAAAGACATGGACACCTGCTGATGATGAAGTCTTGATCTCCGCATGGCTCAACACTTCAAAAGATGCCATCgttgcaaatcaacaaaagggaGGAAGCTTCTGGCAAAGGATTCAAAAATACTATGCTGACACTCCTCATGCTAGAAATGGTGGTGAACAGATGCTGGTGACACATTGCAAGCAGCGTTGGCACAAGATAAATGACCAAACTAACAAGTTCTGTGCGGCATTCGCAGCTGCTGAGAGACAGAACAGCTCTGGTCATTCTGAAAATGATATCATGATCAATGCACATGATATCTACTTCGCTGACCATAAGAAGAGATTTAATCTTGAACATTGTTGGTTTCGGTTAAGGTTTGAGCAGAAATTTCTATCCCTGAACACTATTAACACGCTCCCATCTCAGCCTgcaacaaagaggaaacaagCTGCTGAAGGGTCACAATCATCAAGCTCCAATGTTGATGATCATGAGAAACGGCCAGAAGGGATCAAGGCTGCCAAGGCGAAGAGGAACAATGCTCAGTCCACAAACGTGAAGACTCTTGCTGAGTATAAGAGCATGTGGGATGTCAAGAAAGAGGAATTGGCTGAAAAGGAGAAACTACAGAAGCTGGCCATCCTAGACACTCTCCTAGCCAAAAAAGAACCCTTGAGTGCGAGTGAAGAAATCATCATGAACAAGATAGTGTCCCAGTATTTCTGATATTATagaatgtgtttgttgtttgtttttcttgcttagTACTCGGCTTATGTATTTGATTTGTATTCCctggttgtttgatttgtatttcctGTTTAAGTATTTCTTGCTCAGTTGTGTATTTCTTGTTTCAATCTAAATTAATATAAGTCTATTTTAGTACTCGGCTATTGTAATTTCTAGTAACTCGGCTATTGTATAAACTAACTTAATCAGATTGTGTATTGTTGTACTAAGTctaatctgcttcttcttgtttatcttcaGGTTACGTAAGACATGGGCCACGACTATAGCTATTCCCAGCCTTCTTCATCTGATCTGGCTGATAAGTACTCAGAGGACACTGCGGATAGAGAGCTAGATGCTTTGATTCATATGGATGAAGCAGAGTCGAGGCAATACCCACCTCAGCCAGAGGTGGAGCATGGATTCCCGAAGGAATGTTATTGCGGTGCGAAGCCTTTTCTATCCAACTGCTACAACAGAAGGTATGTGATGAAGTATAAGTTTAAATAAAGTATAAGTGTAAGTTTCGTATACGTACTAAGTCCTTATTTATTGCAGGTTCTTCACATGTCCAAATGTCGATGATGGTGAGATGCATATTCACAAGTGGTGGGATGTGGCTGTAATGGAGGAGTTGAGGGACAGTGATAGACGATTTGAAGTGATGGCTGAGAAGGTAGATTACTTAACCTTGTTCAATGATGAGAGTAACGCAACTGAACAGAAGCTGGTAAGGTTGGAGAATGTAGTTAATGAGATACGTAAGGAAAATAAGTTAAGAAAATTTACTGATTTGCTGGTTGTAGGTGTAATCATCATTTTCACATGTATTTTGTTCATGTTGGTGTAATGATTTACACGGgtacttgttgttttcttatcaNTATTGTAATTTCTAGTAACTCGGCTATTGTATAAACTAACTTAATCAGATTGTGTATTGTTGTACTAAGTctaatctgcttcttcttgtttatcttcaGGTTACGTAAGACATGGGCCACGACTATAGCTATTCCCAGCCTTCTTCATCTGATCTGGCTGATAAGTACTCAGAGGACACTGCGGATAGAGAGCTAGATGCATTGATTCGTATGGATGAAGCAGAGTCTGGTAAGGTTGGAGAATGTAGTTAATGAGATATGTAAGGAAAATAAGTTAAGAAAATTTACTGATTTGCTGGTTGTAGGTGTAATCATCATTTTCACATGTATTTTGTTCATGTTGGTGTAATGATTTACACGGgtacttgttgttttcttatcatgtatgttgttttgttttggtctctcaCGGGTATTACATGTATTTTGACTATGTTCTATCACGGGTACTTGTTGTTGGTGTAATcatgtatgttgttttgttttggtctttcACGggtatttgttgttttgttttggtctctcaCGGGTTACAAACTGGAActccactatatatatgataactcACACCAAACACGaccaaaccaacaacacaagtcatttcatcaaacaagatcaaagcaacaaaatactctcgctctcttcctttaacttccattctcttcttctctctttaatacAAGtcatttcttcatttcttttcctttctcttgaAATGGGATCATCTTCAAACCATTATCATTACCATGGAGATGATGATCATTATNCTGGTAAGGTTGGAGAATGTAGTTAATGAGATATGTAAGGAAAATAAGTTAAGAAAATTTACTGATTTGCTGGTTGTAGGTGTAATCATCATTTTCACATGTATTTTGTTCATGTTGGTGTAATGATTTACACGGgtacttgttgttttcttatcatgtatgttgttttgttttggtctctcaCGGGTATTACATGTATTTTGACTACGGACGTGTTGGTCTCTGTCACGGGTACTTGTTGTTGGTGTAATCAtgtatgttcttttgttttggtctctcaCGGGTTACAAACTGGAActccactatatatatgataactcACACCAAACACGaccaaaccaacaacacaaGTCATTTCTTTATCTTCCTTTCTTCATAACCAAAGTAGCAACTCATTTCATCAAATAAGATCAAAGCAACAAAATACTCTCGCTCTCTTCCTTTAACttccattctcttcttctctctttaatacAAAGtcatttcttcatttcttttcctttctcttgaAATGGGATCATCTTCAAACCATTATCATTACCATGGAGATGATGATCACTATCACTACCAAGCAGATGATAGTGATCATTTTGATgcttatttagaaaatatttatgatgtCTCCCAAAATATCCCCGAACCAAACCAGCCACAAGAAAGGATATTTATCGAGCGAAAccgggaagaaggccacaataatctttggaatgattatttttgtGACACTCCCACATATCCAGAATATTTATTCCGGTGACGGTTTCGCATGCACAAGCCACTGTTCATGCGAATTGTGCAACGTNNNNNNNNNNNNNNNNNNNNNNNNNNNNNNNNNNNNNNNNNNNNNNNNNNNNNNNNNNNNgtttttgttttgatgtttttatgttatatttttaatgttattaatctttaaattgtatgtttttatattttctttctttaaataattaatctttaaactttcaaaatattattattttatttgggggaccaaatacaaatacaCCCCAATGCTCCTACTACAAATAAGAAACCctcaaaatattagtattaaatgtGGGGGACCAAAAAAAGTCCCACACCAATGTGGATGGTCTAAGAGGTAGAATCGAAAGAGATACGGTAGGTACAATTTTATAACCATAAGAACCGTGTCCAGCTGTTTTTTTGGCGTATTCGAGGCATTTAATTTTAATGTctacatatattacatatacGTGCATATATACAAATACACTTATATcgaatttgatgattttttttttttttttaaacttcaaaaacaCCATATCTTATTAAACCAATTCAAATACGATAATCTGATGAACTAACCATTCCAGAACCTGCGGACTTACATAGGAAAAAAAGTTCTTCGTGTTCGAGCCGCTTTCGCTAGGCAGTCGACACGGACATTGTTCATTTTAGgtataaaacatagaaaatctTCTTCGATAAGACTGAAAGGAATCTAGCTCAGAAGCAAACGCTGACCAGTCTTTTGACTCATCTAAGACGCTTAAAATTTCTTGGCAGTCTGTCTCAAAATGAACCATATCATATCCTAGGGAAAGAACACTTTTCATAGCCCAACATAAAGCCTCTAATTCTGCATGAAGAGGTGATAACAAATAGGACATTGCTCTTAGATCCTAGATAGGCTGTCCTTTTTATTCCATGAACCATCCACTTGACACACTAAGCGACCCGTGGGTGGGATTGTAGGGCCTTCTAGTTCCTGCGCGGGTACCGTATCCTCCGCATTTCCATTTTTTCCACTAATTGGGCGACCTTCCATACGTGGGATTCTGAGATAGCAATGCATAGGTATCTGTCAGAAGGACCTCTCTATTGTTAAACACCTTATCATTTCGTGCTTTCCAGATGTACCATGTAATCCAAAGAAAACTATGTAGCTGTTCTTCCTCCATTCCTAGGTCCTTAGCACGCCAGAAAAGAAAGTCAAAGTTTGAAAAAGAGCTTGACACGGGAATACACCCGGACCTGCAGATATCCCTGAGAGTTCCCATACTTGTGCAGCGGGAGAACATTCAAAAAGGACGTGGTTGATGATTAACACCCTTTTCTTTACAGCGATGATTAATACTactaatttttacatttttttttaaattacattttaacttGAATGTTAGTCTCATTGATTCACTATAGCTTTTTATAATACTCTATCTCtgattttagattattattatttttttttaaacttagaattttcttttagtaAACAGTAAACGAATAAATTAACCATTTAAAAAGTGTACGGATATTCTAAGTAGAAATTAGATATTCTTTTCTCTTAATTTAATGAGAGTTGACTTTTACATGTTTAAAAGAGATTTATGGGAATCATGGtttatttacttcttcttcttcagttcttctatactactccctccgttttaaaTTACTTGTCGTTTAAAGTTTTTTCACGCAGATTAATAAAGCAActcaattttctattttaccccttctttaatacattttataatttttttattggtcaaagcATTAAAATATTGgggatataaattgtatttttaccaaacatatgcattggaaatctaaaatgacaagtattggaaaacaaaacttttactctagaatgacaagtaaaaaaaaccagAGGAAGTAGTATATAgtacttaatattttttaaaatttaatattgatatcATTAAGAGTTAGTTAGTTATAAATATCCAGAGTGTAGAACTACATTAATCTTTTGACATATAACTATACCACAACCAAAAATTGTAGCATTACcctaaattaaattttctttatacgaaaatttaaatgaaaaggAGAATAGTATTCTCTGGGTAGACAAAGAAATGGAGCGGACTCAAACTGTCATGAtttaattataacatttttacctttttctaaAGTTAAAGTcagaaaataatacatatattcatTAGATTGTTATATATTCTTTTAGCATTATGGAgattataaaagtataaaaaaaaagtccattTGGTGGAATAATATTGATTCTGATCATTGcgaatttttttattctaaaagcTGGCTGAAggaattttcaaatatatatttttaagaatccaCTTACCAAGTTTTAAAGGAATATGCAtgcgaaaaaaataaaaatgaaagtaGTGGAATATACAGTTATACATATATCTACATCCACacattttgtaatttttggagGGTAGTTGCTTTATAGTACATCCTAAAGTTAATatgataacaatttttttttatttttttttatttttttttatcatgatCTAGTACAATTTGGGCtacatcctactatattaattgggaagtacaaatatgaaactaactttaaatgtgtaaaaaattacattcaattgccattagaaaaacttaattaagattaataaataaattaaataaatataattaattaaaaaacaaaaatcatggatacattatataaaataaattgtggaaaagtaaaaaaaaatctattagaatcaaactaatccgtattaaaaaaaaaagttaatagctaagattttaaaaatctaatcaaataaaatttacaactacaaattttatcctactgtatattaattaggaagtataaatatgaaactaaccttaaactgtgtaaaaattacattcaattaccattaaaaacataattaagttttttttaattaattaaataaataaaattaattaaaaaatgaaaatcggggacacatcaaataaaataaattgtagaaaagtaaaaaaaaaatctattagaatcaaaactaattcgtatttaaaaaaattaacaggtaagattttaaaaaccaaatcgaataaaatatacaactacaaattttatcaaaataaatttctacCACAGGTTAAAATTATTACAGACAAGAAAAGGAAGTCACCgacaaaaacaatgaatgttgttttcaaagagactttttagttattttactAGCTTATATTTAGTTGCTCTTTTTTACATATTAGTAAGGATTGTGTTTAGTTGACAaagatttaaacaattttattcattacatacaaatgttttattgacagattttcaataaatatttttaaaatacaaaacttatattataagcaaaccaaatttttaatcacaaactattataaataacataataataaaataaattatgacaaatttttattaaaaatatattcagcCCGCGGTTatccgcgggttagtacctagttagAGCATGTATTTGGTCTTTCTCTTTCAACCATATAGTCTTAAACATAGGTTATGTTACTTGCtaacaatatttataaatttatttgtttgctaCGATCATGTCAAAACCCGAGCATATCTGGTGATAAAGATGTTCAAAGCAAAGATAGATATTAATCCTAAAGTTTGATGGGTAAAGAAAAACTTAGATCTAAAACAAATACGAAATAAAGCATAGTCTAGGAAATTTTGGGATAACATAAAATTAGCAGCCCAACAAGCTAAAACGACACCACTTCTTGGGagaatttgtcttcttcttcttctttggtttgcAAGTTTCATTAGCATCattcttcttaatcttcttcttctggagtAATGGCTTCTCTAGATttatctcttcatctttctcttcttcaatcttctcctCCATGTCCTTCATATCACAATACAACATATTGAATCACAATTACGGAAGTAATTAACTAAGTTTTTAAGCATATATCAATACAAGAAGGAGCATATAATAGCAAAAACAAACCAGTCTCTTACAAAATATAACAAGAAAATGACAAATATGGATTGTTATATACTTAAACTAATTACATTAGTTTTTTTCCGTCTAATTACCGAAATTAGATCCTAGATAGATGACCTATTTTCGCTCCTTAATTGCTTAGTCAAGAAGAtctaataatatttgattgttttttttctgtaatatGTAACTGAAATATTATAACTATCTTGTCTAGAaatacacaacaacaaatatatCTATACCCGAGGGTCTTGTGGATGTTGTAAGGGAACATGAAAAGGATTAACGTTGCTACTGAAAATAGGTAATGTCTTTGTCAAATCCTTCTTAATCCTTTGGCTTGATGTTTCACCGGACCCTCCAGTTGAGGTAGAAGATGCACTGCTCGATTCCAACTCCAAACATATCTTTAAACATTGTACAAAATGAAAACCCTTTTAAACATTAGCATATACAAAAACCCTTCAAACAACAATTACACTCACTTCAAGAGAAACTTTGGCTAGGAAAAATCTGTAATAATGATCAAAACCATACCTGAAAAAGTCTGGTCTCCAAAGCTGCAATTCGATCTAGTAATGATCCTTTGAAATACGCTTCTCTAATCGCCGTGCCTCTATCGATTAATCCACGTGTGGTAGACGCGCTTTCATCTTTCCATTTCGAAAGGTTTTGTTGTCTCTCTAGATTCTTTATCTAcataaagcaaaaagaaaaaaacgaaaacaaacacTTGAGTAAATCATCAAACTAGTAAACTATTTTTCTTAACTTGAAAAACCAAAGGTAAAAGAACAGTTTACAACGAAATCTAAGTGTTCAAGCCTAGAGAGCATAGGCAAAGAAGAGAGTGAATGTCTTTGTTGCTCAATCGTCTCCATAAGACTTGTGATTATTGTTTCTCTAACTggtgatattatttttttgggtttttatagTGGAAAATAATTAcatcaataattataaaaatgtaagaCGATAAATAGTTATAGTGGTTGAGAGTTCCTGCTAATGCTGCTTGCTTCTTGGCTTATGAGATGACAAGGTCAAGCTTGGGATATACCGGTTTGGTTTGGCTTAACTGATAGTCCGATTGGTGGATGTTCCATTNGTTTCTCTAACTggtgatattatttttttgggtttttatagTGGAAAATAATTAcatcaataattataaaaatgtaagaCGATAAATAGTTATAGTGGTTGAGAGTTCCTGCTAATGCTGCTTGCTTCTTGGCTTATGAGATGACAAGGTCAAGCTTGGGATATACCGGTTTGGTTTGGCTTAACTGCTAGTTCGATTGGTGGATGTTCCATTCATATTTACCTTTCGTTTTTTATAAGAAgcctaaaccaaaattaactaaatttagGTTTAGAAAAGCTTTGGATAATTCTAGTTTAATAAATctaatttttaaatcaaaatttagaaagtgtatatatatatatatataatttaaattaacaaaatcactaaaaaaataagatgGGAGACGTCGGTTTATTAACGTCACTTGTTAAACCgactttaaaacttttaatagaAAGGAATTTAGAATCATTTAATAAACCAACTTAATTTTAGTAGTAATAGCGTCACTAGGTAACCTTTGTAATCACTGAGTATTTAATGAgagattttctaaatttctaacTTCGCCGCTGCAACTTACTCCGATAATATACTCGAAGCGTCTACATTAGTGGTTCTCTCACAATAT is from Camelina sativa cultivar DH55 chromosome 20, Cs, whole genome shotgun sequence and encodes:
- the LOC104772918 gene encoding glutathione S-transferase T3-like, translated to MDSTNPFFQSSSYLNLLNSQEEGGLNENFRWESYPPSGQSSQPSPYSSQPSPQSSQPSPHSSQPSPHSSQETPLERKERKTWTPADDEVLISAWLNTSKDAIVANQQKGGSFWQRIQKYYADTPHARNGGEQMLVTHCKQRWHKINDQTNKFCAAFAAAERQNSSGHSENDIMINAHDIYFADHKKRFNLEHCWFRLRFEQKFLSLNTINTLPSQPATKRKQAAEGSQSSSSNVDDHEKRPEGIKAAKAKRNNAQSTNVKTLAEYKSMWDVKKEELAEKEKLQKLAILDTLLAKKEPLSASEEIIMNKIVSQYF
- the LOC104771938 gene encoding uncharacterized protein LOC104771938 — its product is METIEQQRHSLSSLPMLSRLEHLDFVIKNLERQQNLSKWKDESASTTRGLIDRGTAIREAYFKGSLLDRIAALETRLFQICLELESSSASSTSTGGSGETSSQRIKKDLTKTLPIFSSNVNPFHVPLQHPQDPRDMEEKIEEEKDEEINLEKPLLQKKKIKKNDANETCKPKKKKKTNSPKKWCRFSLLGC